From the genome of Bosea sp. Tri-49, one region includes:
- a CDS encoding methyl-accepting chemotaxis protein, whose product MSLLKKLTALSIGRSFGLIAILAAVVAVASVAITLRQARIDMLDLKRAEVKNAVEAAASTVNAYVAKVEKGELKDADAQKLALDAIANARFDDGNYFFVIRYDGTNIAHANPKLVGTDMSALKDPTGKLFVKELTDTARLKGAGFADYMWVKGGDKDPSPKISYVAGVPKWQWAIGTGMHVHAVDVAFYGMIKDVAVVLVPLALLLLGLVIMLSRRASGMLRAVAGNMSALAAGDLKAPIAYQERQDEVGSMARALVIFRDAALMKQQVEAEKTQAEADAGEQRRAADTQRSLNEAQRGEEAKKQAVVVDALGAGLERLTEGDLTYRIEASFSAEYAKLKNDFNAAMAHLEETMRQIATNTESMKAGAGEISQAADDLASRTEQQASSVEETATALDQLTATVRQTAEGARQASLATSQVKGEAEQSGEIVRDAVAAMGGIEKSAEEISQIVGVIDEIAFQTNLLALNASVEAARAGDAGKGFAVVASEVRALAQRSAEAAKEIKGLITASSIEVEKGVALVGQTGSALGRMSGEITRVTSLVAEIASAAQEQATGLQEVNTAVNEMDQATQQNAAMAEQSTAASQALAQEADRLAALVGRFRLGGDVVALKTMAGKMAKAAAPAPRLARAAAPVQSHGSAARKVANGGDRGWEEF is encoded by the coding sequence ATGTCACTGCTGAAGAAGCTTACTGCGCTGTCGATCGGCCGGTCATTTGGGCTGATTGCAATTCTGGCCGCTGTCGTCGCCGTCGCGAGCGTCGCCATCACCTTGCGCCAGGCCCGGATCGACATGCTCGATCTGAAGCGGGCCGAAGTGAAGAACGCGGTCGAGGCCGCTGCCTCCACGGTGAACGCCTATGTGGCGAAGGTGGAGAAGGGTGAGCTCAAGGACGCCGACGCGCAGAAGCTTGCGCTCGACGCCATCGCCAATGCCCGCTTCGATGACGGCAACTACTTCTTCGTGATCCGCTATGACGGCACGAACATCGCCCATGCGAACCCGAAGCTGGTCGGCACCGACATGTCGGCGCTCAAGGACCCGACCGGCAAGCTCTTCGTCAAGGAACTGACCGATACGGCGCGGCTGAAGGGCGCCGGTTTCGCCGACTATATGTGGGTGAAGGGCGGCGACAAGGATCCCTCGCCGAAGATCTCGTATGTGGCCGGCGTGCCGAAATGGCAGTGGGCGATCGGCACCGGCATGCATGTCCATGCCGTCGACGTGGCCTTCTACGGCATGATCAAGGACGTCGCTGTGGTGCTGGTGCCGCTGGCGCTGCTGCTGCTCGGTCTCGTCATCATGCTGAGCCGCCGCGCTTCCGGGATGTTGCGTGCGGTCGCCGGCAATATGAGCGCGCTGGCTGCTGGCGATCTCAAGGCGCCGATCGCCTATCAGGAGCGCCAGGACGAGGTCGGCAGCATGGCGCGTGCCCTCGTCATCTTCCGCGATGCGGCGCTGATGAAGCAGCAGGTTGAAGCCGAGAAGACCCAGGCTGAAGCCGATGCCGGCGAGCAGCGCCGGGCAGCCGATACGCAGCGCAGCCTCAACGAGGCGCAGCGCGGCGAGGAGGCCAAGAAGCAAGCCGTTGTCGTCGACGCGCTCGGCGCGGGGCTGGAGCGCCTGACCGAGGGTGACCTGACCTATCGCATCGAGGCGTCCTTCAGCGCTGAATACGCCAAGCTCAAGAACGACTTCAACGCGGCGATGGCGCATCTGGAAGAGACGATGCGCCAGATCGCGACGAACACCGAGAGCATGAAGGCGGGCGCCGGTGAAATCAGCCAGGCCGCTGACGACCTTGCCAGCCGCACCGAGCAGCAGGCCTCCTCGGTCGAGGAGACCGCGACCGCGCTCGACCAGCTGACCGCGACGGTGCGCCAGACCGCCGAGGGCGCGCGTCAGGCGAGCCTCGCCACCAGCCAGGTCAAGGGTGAGGCCGAGCAGTCGGGCGAGATCGTCCGCGATGCGGTCGCGGCGATGGGCGGCATCGAGAAATCGGCTGAGGAGATCTCGCAGATCGTCGGCGTGATCGATGAGATCGCCTTCCAGACCAACCTGCTTGCGCTCAACGCCTCGGTCGAGGCGGCACGTGCGGGCGATGCCGGCAAGGGCTTCGCCGTCGTCGCCTCCGAGGTCCGGGCGCTGGCGCAGCGCTCGGCGGAAGCGGCCAAGGAGATCAAGGGCCTGATCACCGCCTCATCCATCGAGGTCGAGAAGGGCGTCGCCCTCGTCGGCCAGACCGGCAGCGCGCTCGGCCGCATGTCGGGTGAGATCACCCGCGTCACCTCGCTGGTCGCCGAGATCGCCTCGGCCGCCCAGGAGCAGGCGACCGGGCTGCAGGAGGTCAACACTGCGGTCAACGAGATGGACCAGGCGACGCAGCAGAACGCCGCCATGGCCGAGCAGTCGACCGCAGCCTCGCAGGCGCTCGCCCAGGAGGCCGACAGGCTTGCGGCGCTGGTCGGGCGCTTCCGGCTCGGCGGCGACGTGGTTGCCTTGAAGACGATGGCGGGCAAGATGGCCAAGGCTGCGGCGCCTGCGCCGCGCCTGGCGCGCGCCGCCGCGCCCGTCCAGTCTCATGGCAGCGCCGCGCGCAAGGTCGCCAATGGCGGCGATCGCGGCTGGGAGGAATTTTGA
- a CDS encoding tRNA-binding protein — MSEPAEIAAEIGFDDFLKVDIRVGTIVEAAPFPEARKPAIKLVIDFGGTIGRKKSSAQITRHYRPEDLPGRQVLAVVNFPPRQIGKFMSEVLTLGVPDSDGEVVLIGPSLDVPKGGRLF, encoded by the coding sequence TTGAGCGAGCCTGCCGAGATCGCCGCGGAGATCGGCTTCGATGATTTCCTCAAGGTCGACATCCGTGTCGGCACCATCGTCGAGGCCGCTCCCTTTCCCGAAGCGCGCAAGCCGGCGATCAAGCTGGTGATCGATTTCGGCGGCACGATCGGCCGCAAGAAATCATCGGCGCAGATCACCAGGCACTACCGGCCCGAGGACCTCCCGGGCCGGCAGGTGCTGGCGGTGGTGAACTTCCCGCCGCGCCAGATCGGCAAGTTCATGTCGGAGGTGCTGACATTGGGCGTGCCGGATAGCGACGGCGAGGTCGTGCTGATCGGCCCGTCGCTCGACGTGCCCAAGGGCGGGCGCCTCTTCTGA
- a CDS encoding pyridoxamine 5'-phosphate oxidase family protein — MDASPFHEGELEAQVRAGESSRGAGIREFMPDQHRDFFALLPYLFAAGRDARGKPIATILTGPEGFVSSPAPDALAIAALPGPDDPANAALSAGAPIGLLGLDLRTRRRNRANGIISERDGSGLKVAVSQSFGNCAKYIQVRQHEFAPTSAPTTEELGGLDAAASALIAQSDTLFIASGSDSGLDVSHRGGRPGFVRIEGGRLTVPDFAGNSYFNTFGNLLREPATSLLFIDFAKGDVLQLQGMAEIVWDGPELAGLDGAKRLMHVEMTRAWRRKAALPLRWTEPELAPTTLATGTWRHYEAA; from the coding sequence ATGGACGCCTCTCCGTTCCACGAAGGCGAGCTGGAGGCACAGGTGCGTGCCGGCGAGAGTTCGCGCGGGGCTGGCATTCGCGAGTTCATGCCGGACCAGCACCGCGATTTCTTCGCGCTGCTGCCCTACCTTTTTGCTGCCGGCCGCGATGCGCGGGGCAAGCCGATCGCGACGATTCTCACCGGGCCGGAAGGCTTCGTCTCTAGCCCGGCGCCGGATGCGCTCGCTATCGCTGCCCTGCCCGGCCCCGACGATCCGGCCAATGCTGCGCTGAGCGCAGGCGCGCCGATCGGCCTGCTCGGGCTCGATCTGCGCACCCGCCGTCGCAACCGCGCCAACGGCATCATCAGCGAGCGTGATGGCAGCGGGCTCAAGGTGGCGGTAAGCCAGAGTTTCGGGAACTGCGCCAAGTACATCCAGGTCCGGCAGCACGAATTCGCTCCGACGTCTGCGCCTACGACCGAAGAACTCGGCGGTCTCGACGCGGCAGCCAGCGCCCTGATCGCGCAGTCGGACACGCTCTTCATCGCCAGCGGCTCGGACAGCGGACTCGACGTCTCGCATCGCGGTGGCAGGCCGGGCTTCGTCCGGATCGAGGGCGGACGGCTGACGGTGCCGGATTTCGCCGGCAACAGCTACTTCAACACCTTCGGCAATCTGCTGCGCGAGCCCGCGACGTCCCTGCTCTTCATCGACTTCGCGAAGGGCGACGTGTTGCAGCTGCAGGGGATGGCGGAGATCGTCTGGGACGGACCGGAGTTGGCCGGGCTCGACGGCGCCAAGCGGCTCATGCATGTCGAGATGACGCGCGCCTGGCGGCGCAAGGCGGCGCTGCCCTTGCGCTGGACCGAGCCCGAGCTGGCGCCGACCACGCTGGCGACCGGGACCTGGCGGCACTACGAGGCCGCCTGA
- a CDS encoding glutathione S-transferase: MTQAKITLHGTALSGHTHRVELLLRALGLDFDFVPAPADVRRSEAFRTNLNPLGQIPVLQDGDLTLADSNAILVYLAKRYAPQSDWFPAEPVAAAQVQRWLSIAAGEVMHGPSIARMIAQFGFPDDPVRAERIAVRLLAFMEGHLAGRSYLAAEHPTLADLACYSYVAHAPEGGIPLDPYPAVRAWIARIEALPFFKPIPPSPIPVKG; this comes from the coding sequence ATGACCCAAGCCAAGATCACGCTGCACGGCACCGCCCTGTCGGGCCACACCCACCGCGTCGAGCTCTTGCTGCGCGCGCTCGGGCTTGATTTCGACTTCGTTCCGGCCCCGGCAGATGTGCGCCGCAGCGAGGCGTTCCGAACCAATCTCAACCCGCTCGGCCAGATCCCGGTGCTGCAGGACGGCGATCTCACCCTCGCCGACAGCAATGCGATCCTGGTCTACCTGGCGAAGCGCTACGCACCGCAGAGCGACTGGTTTCCGGCCGAGCCGGTCGCAGCCGCGCAGGTGCAGCGCTGGCTCTCGATCGCCGCCGGCGAGGTCATGCACGGCCCGTCGATCGCCCGGATGATCGCGCAGTTCGGCTTCCCCGACGATCCGGTACGGGCCGAGCGTATCGCTGTCCGGCTGCTCGCCTTCATGGAAGGGCATCTCGCTGGTCGCAGCTATCTCGCCGCCGAACACCCGACCCTCGCCGACCTCGCTTGTTATTCCTATGTGGCGCACGCACCGGAAGGCGGCATTCCGCTCGATCCCTATCCAGCAGTGCGGGCCTGGATCGCACGTATCGAGGCCCTGCCCTTCTTCAAGCCGATCCCGCCATCACCCATCCCTGTGAAAGGCTGA
- a CDS encoding LysR family transcriptional regulator — MDRLDELAIFVAIIDTGSLAGAARQLRRSRPAVTRALAALEERAGVRLIARTTRQLMATEAGRELAASARNILAEYDASLSGVTAAPMRGLIRVTAPLAFGRRHVTPVVAEFLDLHPEIQIELVLADRNLDLIEEGLHLAVRIGPLPSSRLVARKVGEVKRVLVAAPAYLERRGTPGRPADLVDHDTIASIAAGQTMLWRFAGGARSATVTVTPRLIVNEVESALIAARSGRGIARALSYQVAPDLEAGTLVRVMREWEPPAAPVQLVVPSGQHLQPKVRAFLDFAAAQLQQLPVIRPER; from the coding sequence ATGGATCGGCTCGACGAACTCGCCATCTTCGTGGCGATCATCGACACCGGCAGTCTTGCCGGCGCGGCGCGACAGCTCAGGCGCTCGCGGCCGGCGGTGACGCGGGCGCTGGCCGCGCTTGAGGAGCGCGCCGGCGTCAGGTTGATCGCGCGCACCACCCGGCAATTGATGGCGACCGAGGCGGGGCGGGAACTCGCGGCGTCGGCCCGCAACATCCTTGCCGAATATGACGCCTCGCTCTCCGGCGTGACCGCGGCGCCGATGCGCGGCCTGATCCGGGTCACCGCGCCGCTCGCCTTCGGTCGGCGCCATGTCACGCCGGTCGTCGCCGAGTTCCTCGACCTGCACCCTGAGATCCAGATCGAACTGGTGCTGGCCGACCGCAACCTCGACCTGATCGAGGAAGGCCTGCATCTGGCGGTCCGGATCGGGCCGCTGCCGAGCTCGCGATTAGTCGCGCGCAAGGTCGGCGAGGTCAAGCGCGTGCTGGTCGCGGCACCGGCCTACCTCGAGCGCCGCGGCACGCCGGGTCGGCCGGCCGATCTGGTGGACCACGACACCATCGCCAGCATCGCTGCCGGCCAGACGATGCTCTGGCGCTTTGCCGGCGGGGCTCGCAGCGCAACTGTGACAGTGACGCCGCGCCTGATCGTCAACGAGGTCGAGTCGGCGTTGATCGCGGCGCGCTCCGGGCGCGGGATCGCACGCGCCTTGTCCTACCAGGTCGCGCCGGATCTCGAGGCCGGCACGCTGGTGCGGGTGATGCGGGAGTGGGAGCCGCCGGCAGCGCCGGTCCAGCTCGTCGTGCCGAGCGGGCAGCACCTCCAGCCGAAGGTGCGTGCCTTCCTCGATTTTGCCGCTGCGCAGTTGCAGCAGCTGCCGGTGATCAGACCGGAGCGATAA
- a CDS encoding alpha/beta hydrolase has protein sequence MMRQLLLATLLALVPGLASAEEVVDLGGFFGGGKALLNKPAGKARAGVVLLTGGDGYIGIGGDGSVERSGNWIVRTRAAYARSGIASITLDGGADPNKAIELMRTIAPRVVVVAMSRGALKVPGTLSARPDGIVFASAMLDATKPSLGDPAGLPPTLIIQHRQDSCRVTLPESAVAFQQWTGNRARLLWIDGGTSSGDPCQARAYHGFIGREGAVVSAITGFVGSLR, from the coding sequence ATGATGAGACAATTGCTGCTCGCGACGCTGTTGGCGCTGGTCCCTGGCCTTGCTTCAGCGGAGGAAGTCGTCGATCTCGGCGGCTTCTTCGGTGGCGGCAAGGCGTTGCTCAACAAGCCGGCCGGCAAGGCCCGCGCCGGAGTCGTGCTGCTGACCGGCGGCGACGGCTATATCGGCATCGGCGGCGATGGCAGCGTCGAGCGCAGCGGCAACTGGATCGTCCGGACGCGCGCCGCCTATGCCAGGAGCGGCATCGCCAGCATCACGCTCGACGGCGGCGCCGATCCGAATAAGGCGATCGAGCTGATGCGCACCATCGCGCCGCGTGTCGTTGTCGTCGCCATGAGCCGCGGCGCGCTGAAGGTGCCGGGCACGCTCTCGGCCCGGCCTGACGGCATCGTCTTCGCCTCAGCCATGCTCGATGCCACCAAGCCCTCGCTCGGCGATCCAGCCGGACTGCCCCCGACGCTGATCATCCAGCATCGCCAGGACAGCTGCCGCGTGACGCTGCCCGAATCGGCGGTCGCCTTCCAGCAATGGACCGGCAATCGCGCTCGCCTGCTCTGGATCGACGGCGGCACCTCATCCGGCGATCCCTGTCAGGCGCGCGCCTATCACGGCTTCATCGGCCGCGAGGGCGCCGTCGTTTCGGCGATCACCGGCTTCGTCGGTTCGCTGCGTTGA
- a CDS encoding transcriptional regulator GcvA, with protein MIRRHLPPLTSLRAFEAAARHLNYERAGDELAVTASAVGQQIKTLEAWLRRPLFTRLPSKGVALTALGQRYATAISQLLDQLDEATARALRPDAANVITVSTMPSFALSWLIPRLGSLKQSHPELEVRISVSLHLTDFAREDVDVAVRYGQGAYTGLRSELLMTETFFPVCNASLLNDPARPLRQPADLRHHTLLHELAEGIPEYVTWRQWLAFAGVDDIDATHGPRFSHTFLALQAASSGQGIALATSALIGDSLEAGRLVRPFPQQLPGAYQYYVVCPEAVAERPAIAAFRSWIHEEAAKHLTLR; from the coding sequence ATGATCCGCCGCCACCTGCCGCCCCTGACCTCGCTGCGTGCCTTCGAGGCTGCGGCACGGCATCTCAACTACGAGCGGGCGGGCGACGAGCTCGCCGTCACCGCCAGCGCGGTCGGCCAGCAGATCAAGACCCTCGAAGCCTGGCTTCGCCGTCCGCTCTTCACGCGCTTGCCGAGCAAGGGTGTCGCGCTGACCGCGCTCGGCCAGCGCTACGCCACCGCAATCTCGCAACTGCTCGACCAGCTCGACGAAGCCACGGCCAGGGCGCTGCGGCCTGACGCGGCCAATGTGATCACGGTCAGCACCATGCCGAGCTTCGCCTTGAGCTGGTTGATCCCGCGACTCGGCTCGCTCAAGCAGAGCCATCCTGAGCTGGAGGTGCGCATCTCGGTCTCGCTCCACCTCACCGATTTCGCCCGCGAGGATGTCGATGTTGCGGTCCGCTATGGCCAGGGCGCCTATACCGGCCTGCGCTCGGAACTCCTGATGACGGAGACGTTCTTCCCCGTCTGTAACGCGTCGCTTCTCAACGATCCCGCGCGCCCGCTGCGCCAGCCCGCGGACCTGCGCCACCACACTCTGCTGCACGAACTCGCCGAAGGCATTCCGGAATACGTGACCTGGCGGCAATGGCTCGCCTTCGCCGGCGTCGACGATATCGACGCGACGCACGGTCCGCGCTTCTCGCACACCTTCCTCGCCTTGCAGGCCGCATCCTCGGGCCAGGGCATAGCGCTCGCGACAAGCGCCCTGATCGGCGATTCTCTCGAAGCCGGGCGCCTGGTCCGACCGTTCCCACAGCAGCTGCCCGGCGCCTACCAATACTATGTCGTCTGCCCCGAAGCCGTCGCGGAGCGGCCGGCAATCGCGGCCTTCCGCAGCTGGATCCATGAAGAGGCAGCCAAGCACCTGACTTTGCGCTGA
- a CDS encoding DUF1127 domain-containing protein, with protein sequence MSARTATENLSFSATQHAAHGLTGLFLRFEDWLTQRASARTLYSMDDQALSDIGLSRSDVERVNDTARKTLWRH encoded by the coding sequence ATGTCGGCCAGGACCGCCACAGAAAATCTTTCGTTCTCCGCGACGCAGCACGCTGCGCACGGGCTTACCGGCCTGTTCCTCCGCTTTGAGGACTGGCTCACGCAGCGGGCCAGCGCGCGCACGCTTTACAGCATGGACGATCAGGCCCTCTCCGATATCGGCTTGTCGCGGAGCGACGTCGAGCGGGTGAACGACACGGCTCGCAAGACTCTGTGGCGCCACTAA
- a CDS encoding ATP-binding protein, translating to MTALSPLRRLPDRSLRPIARIMPKGLYPRALVIVIAPVVLLQSVVAYVFMERHWQTVTQRLSSAVASEISTLIDVYESYPQDSQATILGRIAEDRLGMDVEILPDTDLPAPGPRPFFSLLDSALSAELAQQVKRPFWLDTVGRSSLIEIRIKLGKDVMRVLTRRSQAYASNSHIFLLWMIGTSLILLTIAVLFLRNQIRPILRLADAAEAFGKGRDADFRPRGASEVRRAGNAFIEMKRRVERSIGERTMMLNGVSHDLRTILTRFKLSLALLERSPDLEALEKDVDEMSRMLEDYLAFARGDAGEAPVETDIRALLETLKADAERQDHQTELTVIGDPLVVVRPDAIRRLLTNLVSNAARFGDRIAIRATHDARYLIVMVDDDGPGIAPELREDVFKPFFRIDEARNVDGGGTGLGLAIARNIARSHGGDIILSESPLGGLRATVRLPV from the coding sequence TTGACCGCGCTCAGCCCGCTGCGACGCCTGCCGGACCGGTCGCTGCGCCCGATCGCACGCATCATGCCGAAGGGGCTCTATCCGCGCGCCCTCGTCATCGTCATCGCGCCGGTCGTGCTGCTTCAGTCAGTCGTTGCCTATGTCTTCATGGAGCGGCATTGGCAGACCGTGACGCAGCGTCTGTCGTCGGCGGTCGCCTCCGAAATCTCAACCCTCATCGACGTCTATGAGAGCTATCCGCAGGATAGCCAGGCAACCATTCTTGGCCGTATCGCCGAGGATCGGCTCGGCATGGATGTCGAGATCCTGCCCGACACCGATCTGCCGGCGCCCGGCCCCCGCCCCTTCTTCTCGCTGCTCGACAGCGCGCTCTCGGCCGAGCTCGCCCAGCAGGTCAAGCGCCCGTTCTGGCTCGATACAGTCGGCCGCTCCAGCCTGATCGAGATCCGCATCAAGCTCGGCAAGGATGTGATGCGGGTGCTGACCCGGCGCAGCCAGGCCTATGCCTCGAACAGCCATATCTTCCTGCTCTGGATGATCGGCACCTCGCTGATCCTGCTCACCATCGCAGTGCTGTTCCTGCGCAACCAGATCAGGCCGATCCTGCGCCTCGCCGACGCTGCCGAAGCCTTCGGCAAGGGCCGCGACGCCGATTTCCGGCCACGCGGCGCGAGCGAGGTCCGCCGCGCCGGCAACGCCTTCATCGAGATGAAGCGCCGTGTCGAGCGCTCGATCGGCGAGCGCACCATGATGCTGAACGGCGTCAGCCACGACCTGCGCACCATCCTGACCCGCTTCAAGCTCTCCCTTGCCCTGCTCGAACGCTCGCCCGATCTCGAAGCGCTCGAGAAGGATGTCGACGAGATGAGCCGGATGCTCGAGGACTATCTCGCCTTCGCCCGTGGCGATGCCGGCGAGGCGCCGGTCGAGACCGACATCCGCGCTCTGCTCGAGACGCTCAAGGCCGATGCCGAGCGCCAGGATCACCAGACCGAGCTCACCGTCATCGGCGACCCGCTGGTCGTGGTCCGGCCCGACGCGATCCGGCGCCTGCTCACCAATCTGGTCTCGAATGCCGCGCGCTTCGGCGACCGCATCGCCATCCGCGCCACCCATGACGCGCGCTATCTGATCGTCATGGTCGATGATGACGGGCCAGGCATCGCGCCGGAGCTGCGCGAGGACGTGTTCAAGCCGTTCTTCCGGATCGACGAGGCGCGCAATGTCGATGGCGGCGGCACCGGGCTTGGCCTTGCCATCGCCCGCAACATCGCCCGTTCGCATGGCGGCGACATCATTCTTAGCGAGTCACCGCTGGGCGGCTTGCGCGCGACCGTCAGGCTGCCGGTCTGA
- a CDS encoding response regulator: MAASVLKPVPDDAPHVLVVDDDRRLRDLLARFLGDHGYRVTTAASAADADSRLGRLVFDAMVLDVMMPGENGFDFARRLRQSSQVPILMLTARADSNDRINGLEIGVDDYLAKPFEPRELILRLGNVLKRNAQPEAPTAPPRPDYVRFGPFIFGLARGELRQGEESIRLTEREREILTALAERAGEHVPREQLANQGSAANDRTIDVQINRLRRKIERDPADPLYLQTVRGIGYRLVVDRS; the protein is encoded by the coding sequence ATGGCGGCCAGCGTGCTCAAGCCAGTGCCTGACGATGCCCCGCATGTTCTGGTGGTCGACGATGACCGCCGCCTGCGCGATCTTCTGGCGCGCTTTCTCGGCGATCACGGCTACCGCGTCACCACCGCCGCCAGCGCAGCCGACGCCGATTCCCGGCTGGGCCGTCTCGTCTTCGACGCCATGGTGCTCGATGTCATGATGCCGGGCGAGAACGGTTTCGACTTCGCTCGCCGCCTGCGCCAGAGTTCGCAGGTGCCTATCCTGATGCTGACCGCCCGTGCCGACTCCAACGACCGGATCAACGGCCTGGAAATCGGCGTCGACGACTACCTCGCCAAGCCCTTCGAGCCACGCGAACTGATCCTGCGCCTCGGCAACGTTCTGAAGCGCAACGCCCAGCCCGAGGCACCCACTGCGCCGCCGCGGCCCGACTACGTCCGCTTCGGCCCCTTCATCTTCGGCCTTGCACGCGGCGAATTGCGCCAGGGCGAAGAATCGATCCGCCTGACCGAACGCGAGCGCGAGATCCTGACCGCCTTGGCCGAGCGCGCCGGCGAGCATGTCCCGCGCGAGCAGCTCGCCAACCAGGGCTCCGCCGCCAACGACCGCACCATCGACGTGCAGATCAACCGGCTGCGTCGCAAGATCGAGCGCGATCCGGCCGATCCGCTCTATCTCCAAACCGTGCGCGGCATCGGCTACCGCCTCGTCGTCGACAGGTCCTGA
- a CDS encoding MarR family winged helix-turn-helix transcriptional regulator codes for MSVTLSTPVLHPAPAAPPEAPHTAVPYDLIELFFFAYRDFVGDPDRILADYGFGRAHHRVLHFVQRRPGLTIAELLDILQITKQSLNRVLKELVETGFVESRTGTQDKRQRNLHATTAGHELAVRLAQLQAKRINGALTLVGPEASEIIARYLAALIDPAERTKVQDLLAGPR; via the coding sequence ATGAGCGTGACGTTGAGCACACCCGTATTGCATCCAGCTCCTGCCGCGCCTCCGGAGGCGCCGCACACCGCCGTGCCCTACGACCTGATCGAGCTCTTCTTCTTCGCCTATCGCGACTTCGTCGGCGATCCAGACCGTATCCTCGCCGATTACGGCTTCGGCCGCGCCCATCACCGTGTATTGCATTTCGTCCAGCGCCGGCCGGGACTGACCATCGCCGAGTTGCTCGACATCTTGCAGATCACCAAGCAGAGCCTGAACCGGGTGCTGAAGGAGCTGGTCGAAACCGGCTTCGTTGAGTCGCGCACGGGGACGCAGGACAAGCGACAGCGCAATCTCCACGCCACCACCGCCGGCCACGAGCTCGCCGTCAGGCTGGCGCAGCTGCAGGCCAAGCGCATCAACGGCGCGCTCACTCTCGTCGGGCCCGAGGCGAGTGAGATCATTGCGCGTTATCTGGCGGCCTTGATCGACCCCGCCGAACGCACGAAGGTGCAGGATCTGCTTGCCGGCCCGCGCTGA
- a CDS encoding branched-chain amino acid aminotransferase translates to MSVIPFDQRDGVIWFDGKLVPWKEAKVHVLTHGLHYGSCVFEGERSYDGVIYKCTEHSQRFHKSAEIMDFTIPYSVAELDAAKYLCLKENGLKDAYLRPVAWRGSEMMAVSGMNNTIHTAIAVWEWPSMFDMAQKLKGVRLDLAEYRRPDPACAPVHAKAAGLYMICSLSKHKAERGGYADAMMLDWEGNVAECTGANIFFIKDGVVHTPQADRFLNGITRQSVVDLCRKRGFEVVERRIRPEELEGFSECFITGSAAEVTLVSEIGPYKFITGNMGKVIMEDYSDEVRQKSKVAA, encoded by the coding sequence ATGTCTGTCATTCCTTTCGACCAGCGCGACGGCGTCATCTGGTTCGACGGCAAGCTCGTGCCGTGGAAGGAGGCTAAGGTGCACGTACTTACCCACGGTCTGCACTATGGTTCCTGCGTCTTCGAGGGCGAGCGTTCCTATGACGGCGTGATCTACAAGTGCACCGAGCATTCGCAGCGCTTCCACAAGTCGGCCGAGATCATGGATTTCACGATCCCGTATTCGGTCGCCGAGCTCGATGCCGCCAAGTATCTCTGCCTGAAGGAGAACGGCCTCAAGGACGCTTATCTGCGTCCGGTCGCCTGGCGCGGCTCGGAGATGATGGCGGTCTCCGGCATGAACAACACCATCCACACGGCGATCGCGGTGTGGGAGTGGCCGAGCATGTTCGACATGGCGCAGAAGCTGAAGGGCGTGCGCCTCGACCTCGCGGAATATCGCCGGCCTGACCCGGCCTGCGCGCCGGTCCATGCCAAGGCGGCGGGGCTCTACATGATCTGCTCGCTGTCCAAGCACAAGGCCGAGCGCGGCGGCTATGCCGACGCGATGATGCTCGACTGGGAAGGCAACGTCGCCGAGTGTACCGGCGCCAACATCTTCTTCATCAAGGACGGCGTGGTCCACACCCCGCAGGCCGACCGCTTCCTCAACGGCATCACCCGTCAGTCGGTGGTCGACCTCTGCCGGAAGCGCGGCTTCGAGGTCGTCGAGCGCCGCATCCGGCCGGAAGAGCTTGAAGGCTTCAGCGAATGCTTCATCACCGGCTCGGCCGCCGAGGTGACGCTGGTCTCCGAGATCGGACCCTACAAGTTCATCACCGGCAATATGGGCAAGGTGATCATGGAGGACTATTCGGACGAAGTCCGGCAGAAGTCCAAGGTCGCGGCCTGA